A single region of the Epinephelus moara isolate mb chromosome 16, YSFRI_EMoa_1.0, whole genome shotgun sequence genome encodes:
- the ctdsp2 gene encoding carboxy-terminal domain RNA polymerase II polypeptide A small phosphatase 2 isoform X1, with translation MESSVITQVQKEDVQVSPKTGQVSRSALKQPRSCNIFKALFCCLQAQDGPKPPPPTPPPSQQPLLESQENGTVVKQSEPSLLPEVEAQDQGKICVVIDLDETLVHSSFKPISNADFIVPVEIEGTTHQVYVLKRPYVDEFLQRMGELFECVLFTASLAKYADPVTDLLDQCGVFRTRLFRESCVFHQGCYVKDLSRLGRDLHKTLILDNSPASYIFHPNNAVPVVSWFDDVDDAELLNLLPVFEELSQADNVYTHLDQLRGH, from the exons ATGGAAAGTTCTGTTATCACCCAAGTGCAGAAAGAAGACGTTCAAGTGTCACCGAAAACAG GCCAGGTGAGCCGGTCTGCCCTGAAACAGCCTCGGAGTTGTAACATCTTCAAAGCGCTCTTCTGTTGCCTCCAAGCTCAGGATGGCCccaaaccaccaccaccaacaccaccaccttCCCAGCAGCCCTTGCTGGAGTCACAGGAAAATGGGACGGTTGTCAAG CAGTCTGAACCGAGCCTCCTGCCTGAGGTGGAGGCCCAGGACCAAGGGAAGATATGTGTGGTCATAGACCTGGATGAGACCCTGGTGCATAGCTCATTCAAG CCTATTAGTAATGCGGACTTCATCGTGCCTGTGGAGATAGAGGGGACCACACACCAG GTGTATGTGCTGAAGAGGCCGTATGTGGATGAGTTCCTGCAGAGAATGGGAGAGTTGTTTGAATGTGTGCTGTTTACAGCCAGTCTTGCTAAG TATGCAGACCCAGTGACGGACCTGCTGGATCAGTGTGGTGTATTCCGGACCCGGTTATTCCGGGAATCTTGCGTATTCCACCAGGGCTGCTATGTCAAGGATTTGAGCCGCCTGGGCAGAGATCTCCACAAAACCCTCATCCTGGATAACTCTCCTGCCTCCTACATCTTCCACCCTAATAATGCT GTTCCTGTGGTgtcatggtttgatgacgtggACGACGCTGAGCTGCTCAACCTTCTGCCTGTGTTTGAGGAACTTAGTCAAGCTGATAATGTTTATACCCATTTGGACCAGCTTCGTGGACATTAA
- the ctdsp2 gene encoding carboxy-terminal domain RNA polymerase II polypeptide A small phosphatase 2 isoform X2, with the protein MESSVITQVQKEDVQVSPKTGQVSRSALKQPRSCNIFKALFCCLQAQDGPKPPPPTPPPSQQPLLESQENGTVVKSEPSLLPEVEAQDQGKICVVIDLDETLVHSSFKPISNADFIVPVEIEGTTHQVYVLKRPYVDEFLQRMGELFECVLFTASLAKYADPVTDLLDQCGVFRTRLFRESCVFHQGCYVKDLSRLGRDLHKTLILDNSPASYIFHPNNAVPVVSWFDDVDDAELLNLLPVFEELSQADNVYTHLDQLRGH; encoded by the exons ATGGAAAGTTCTGTTATCACCCAAGTGCAGAAAGAAGACGTTCAAGTGTCACCGAAAACAG GCCAGGTGAGCCGGTCTGCCCTGAAACAGCCTCGGAGTTGTAACATCTTCAAAGCGCTCTTCTGTTGCCTCCAAGCTCAGGATGGCCccaaaccaccaccaccaacaccaccaccttCCCAGCAGCCCTTGCTGGAGTCACAGGAAAATGGGACGGTTGTCAAG TCTGAACCGAGCCTCCTGCCTGAGGTGGAGGCCCAGGACCAAGGGAAGATATGTGTGGTCATAGACCTGGATGAGACCCTGGTGCATAGCTCATTCAAG CCTATTAGTAATGCGGACTTCATCGTGCCTGTGGAGATAGAGGGGACCACACACCAG GTGTATGTGCTGAAGAGGCCGTATGTGGATGAGTTCCTGCAGAGAATGGGAGAGTTGTTTGAATGTGTGCTGTTTACAGCCAGTCTTGCTAAG TATGCAGACCCAGTGACGGACCTGCTGGATCAGTGTGGTGTATTCCGGACCCGGTTATTCCGGGAATCTTGCGTATTCCACCAGGGCTGCTATGTCAAGGATTTGAGCCGCCTGGGCAGAGATCTCCACAAAACCCTCATCCTGGATAACTCTCCTGCCTCCTACATCTTCCACCCTAATAATGCT GTTCCTGTGGTgtcatggtttgatgacgtggACGACGCTGAGCTGCTCAACCTTCTGCCTGTGTTTGAGGAACTTAGTCAAGCTGATAATGTTTATACCCATTTGGACCAGCTTCGTGGACATTAA
- the tegt gene encoding probable Bax inhibitor 1, which translates to MNVFDRNINFDSLFKFSQISHSTQVHLKNVYSSLAVCMFVAAAGSYVHVVTRLFQGGLLSVLGSLGMMFWLAMTPHNSETEKKRLAILAGFAFLTGVGLGPTLDFVIAVNPSIIMTAFMGTSVIFICFTLSALYAKRRSYLFLGGTLMSGLSLLFLMSVMNMFFGSVMLFKAHMYLGLLIMCGFVLFDTQLIIEKAENGDKDYIWHCVDLFLDFITIFRKLMVILAMNDKDKKKEKK; encoded by the exons ATGAACGTGTTTGACCGCAACATCAACTTTGACTCCCTCTTCAAGTTCTCCCAAAT ATCTCATTCCACCCAGGTGCACTTGAAGAATGTGTACTCCAGCCTGGCAGTTTGTATGTttgtggctgctgctggctcCTACGTCCATGTCGTCACACGCCTCTTTCAG GGTGGGTTGCTGTCTGTGCTCGGCTCCCTGGGGATGATGTTTTGGCTTGCCATGACGCCACACAACTcggagacagagaagaagagactgGCTATCCTGGCAGGGTTTGCCTTCCTCACAG gtGTTGGCCTTGGCCCCACACTGGACTTTGTCATCGCTGTCAATCCGAG CATCATCATGACGGCTTTCATGGGAACCTCTGTGATTTTCATTTGCTTCACTCTCAGCGCCCTCTATGCCAAACGCAGGAGCTACCTGTTCCTTGGAG GTACACTGATGTCTGGCCTTTCCCTCCTGTTCTTGATGTCTGTGATGAACATGTTCTTTGGATCTGTGATGCTGTTTAAG GCACACATGTACCTCGGACTGCTCATCATGTGCGGCTTCGTGCTGTTTGACACTCAGCTCATCATTGAGAAAGCAGAGAACGGAGACAAGGACTACATCTG GCACTGTGTGGACTTGTTCCTTGATTTCATCACCATCTTCAGGAAACTGATGGTCATCCTCGCCATGAACGATAAG gacaagaagaaggagaagaagtaA